One genomic window of Bradyrhizobium sp. B124 includes the following:
- a CDS encoding ABC transporter ATP-binding protein: MNGGPTNARSNASSIAIDVKGLTKSFNGREVVHDLSMQVKRGSIYGFLGPNGSGKTTTIRILCGLLTPDSGEGTCLGYDIRRDADKIKRKVGYMTQRFSLYQDLSVRENLEFVARLYGMLDARGAARDMIARIGLKGREEQLAGELSGGWKQRLALGACTLPNPQLLLLDEPTAGVDPKARRDFWNEIHALAAEGLTVLVSTHYMDEAERCHEIAYIAYGHLLAHGTVDEVIAKSELSTYTVTGEDFNGLMAELTGKPGVDMVAPFGTSLHVSGRDKAALEGAIAPYRRNAKWRWQASEPSLEDVFIDLMGRSRDNFQG, translated from the coding sequence ATGAACGGCGGTCCGACCAACGCCCGCTCCAACGCATCGTCCATCGCGATCGATGTGAAGGGCCTGACCAAATCGTTCAATGGGCGAGAGGTGGTCCACGACCTGTCGATGCAGGTCAAGCGCGGCTCGATCTATGGCTTTCTCGGCCCCAACGGCAGCGGCAAGACCACCACCATCCGCATCCTGTGCGGCCTGTTGACGCCCGACAGTGGCGAGGGCACTTGCCTCGGCTACGACATCCGGCGCGATGCCGACAAGATCAAGCGCAAGGTCGGCTACATGACGCAGCGCTTCAGCCTCTACCAGGATCTGTCGGTGCGCGAGAATCTGGAGTTCGTCGCGCGGCTCTACGGCATGCTGGACGCGCGCGGCGCCGCGCGCGACATGATCGCGCGCATCGGCCTCAAGGGGCGCGAGGAGCAACTCGCCGGCGAGCTGTCGGGCGGCTGGAAGCAGCGACTGGCGCTCGGCGCCTGCACGCTGCCCAATCCGCAATTGCTGCTGCTCGACGAACCCACCGCCGGCGTCGATCCCAAGGCGCGGCGCGATTTCTGGAACGAGATTCACGCACTCGCCGCCGAAGGCCTCACCGTGCTGGTCTCGACCCATTACATGGACGAAGCCGAGCGCTGTCATGAGATCGCCTACATCGCTTACGGCCATCTGCTGGCGCATGGCACGGTGGATGAGGTGATCGCAAAGTCTGAGCTGTCGACCTACACCGTCACCGGCGAGGATTTCAACGGCCTGATGGCCGAGCTCACGGGCAAGCCGGGCGTCGACATGGTGGCGCCGTTCGGCACCAGCCTGCACGTCTCCGGCCGCGACAAGGCGGCGCTCGAGGGCGCCATTGCGCCGTATCGCCGCAACGCGAAGTGGCGTTGGCAGGCGAGCGAGCCGTCGCTCGAAGACGTATTCATCGACCTGATGGGGCGCTCCAGAGACAACTTCCAGGGATGA
- a CDS encoding efflux RND transporter periplasmic adaptor subunit, which translates to MKLVTAVALVVALAGCKEKRDPGFQGWVEADMIFVSPDESGRVIKLNVREGDEVKPGDMLYSVDDDLQRADLNQNNATLANAQQSYDRAASLRGTGAGTQANLDSAVSALRVAEARVVTSQTRLDRRKGIAPIAGSIQQIYFREGEMVQAQRPVLSIMPPGNMKLRFFVPETELPKLALGDEVRVTCDNCAADLTAKIYFIATTAEYTPPVIYSLDERNKLVYLIQARPSRPDVLRVGQPISIYLNPKTNSKTPMAERR; encoded by the coding sequence ATGAAGCTTGTGACAGCAGTCGCGCTGGTCGTGGCGCTGGCCGGCTGCAAGGAGAAGCGCGACCCCGGCTTCCAGGGCTGGGTCGAGGCCGACATGATCTTCGTCAGCCCCGATGAATCCGGCCGCGTCATCAAGCTCAATGTGCGCGAGGGCGACGAGGTTAAGCCCGGCGATATGCTCTATTCGGTCGACGACGATCTGCAGCGCGCCGATCTCAACCAGAACAACGCGACCTTGGCCAACGCGCAGCAGAGCTATGACCGCGCCGCCTCGCTGCGCGGCACCGGCGCCGGCACCCAGGCCAATCTGGATTCCGCCGTCTCGGCGCTGCGCGTCGCGGAAGCGCGTGTCGTCACCTCGCAGACCCGCCTCGACCGCCGCAAGGGCATTGCGCCGATCGCGGGCTCGATCCAGCAGATCTATTTCCGCGAGGGCGAGATGGTGCAGGCGCAGCGGCCGGTGCTGTCGATCATGCCGCCCGGCAACATGAAGCTGCGCTTCTTCGTGCCGGAAACCGAGCTGCCGAAGCTCGCGCTCGGCGACGAGGTGAGGGTGACCTGCGACAATTGCGCCGCCGATCTCACCGCCAAGATCTATTTCATCGCCACCACGGCGGAGTACACGCCGCCCGTCATCTACAGCCTGGATGAGCGCAACAAGCTGGTCTATCTGATCCAGGCGCGGCCGAGCCGGCCCGATGTCCTCCGCGTCGGCCAGCCGATCAGTATCTACCTCAATCCCAAGACTAACTCGAAGACGCCGATGGCGGAGCGCAGATGA